The Planococcus halocryophilus nucleotide sequence ACTAGTGATCAAATAGAAGAAGAGCTAAGAGAAGTGATTGAAGAATTTCTTTCGGAAGTATAGGAGACTAGTGTAAATTGGCTCTTTAGAAAAATGGTGGAGTATATATTTGTCGAAGAAATTCAATTTATGGATATGAAAATTCAACACTACCGGACAGGTAACAAAATATCCTGGAGAGGTTTCTTATAAAACAAGAGCTATCTGTTTGCAACATGAATACATGTTTATCACCGATTCAGATTATGGAGTACAGCCATTTAAATTCAACTCAAATTGAACATCGAGAGTTTGTGAAAAAGGGGGAACTAAAGTGTTTTTTGAAGACGCACGGCCAACAATAGACCAAAAAAAAGGGAGAGATAAAGCGATTAAAATAAGCCATGAATTTTATGGCTGGGCTCTATTGGGACATGCGGTTTACTCGATTTTTTTCTTATCTAAGTTTAATGCCTCTTTTTGGATTTTAGTATGTGGCTCTATTATTTATTCCCTAACTAATTTTTACTTTTCTAAAAGGAGAAAATAACCATTGAATATCTACATGCACAAGTCAGCCAAAAGAAAGAGATGACTCGAATGACAGAAGCAATTAGATTCAGACTGGCGACACGTGAGGATTTAAATCAGATCGTTGAAATGCTTGCTAATGATCCGTTAGGCAGTCAAAGAGAACTTTACGAACACCCTTTACCTTCTAGCTATATCGAAGCCTTTCATGCAATTTCAATGGATCCTAATAATGAATTGGTGGTTGCCTGTATAGAACATGAAATTGTTGGGGTGCAACAAATTACGTTTACGCCGTATATAACCTATCAAGGCGGATGGAGAGCTACTATTGAAGGCATTCGGACGTCACCATCAGTACGGGGAAGGGGTATTGGAACACAGCTTATCGAATGGGCAATTCAACGCGCAAAAGATCGTGGGTGTCATTTAGTGCAATTAACTACCGATAAAAAAAGAACAGATGCTTTGAGATTCTACGAGCGACTTGGTTTTGTAGCTTCTCATGAAGGCATGAAACTTAAATTATAGTTAGATCTAATAAAAGGATGGTT carries:
- a CDS encoding GNAT family N-acetyltransferase — protein: MTEAIRFRLATREDLNQIVEMLANDPLGSQRELYEHPLPSSYIEAFHAISMDPNNELVVACIEHEIVGVQQITFTPYITYQGGWRATIEGIRTSPSVRGRGIGTQLIEWAIQRAKDRGCHLVQLTTDKKRTDALRFYERLGFVASHEGMKLKL